In one Helicoverpa zea isolate HzStark_Cry1AcR chromosome 5, ilHelZeax1.1, whole genome shotgun sequence genomic region, the following are encoded:
- the LOC124630617 gene encoding vitamin K-dependent gamma-carboxylase, whose amino-acid sequence MKAKEKMQALYQKVDEKFYEQFGFKIKEASMDKLVDYMYTPKDSSSLAVTRILFGLAMLFDIPDERGGATMDKRWGDPNTCHFPLFPGLTAVGMPYMAVVYAALWVGALCIMLGYKFRITAPMFTICYWYLLLIEKSFWNNHSYLFGLVALLLSCTEAECYWSLDAYLDPSKRKPTVPYWNYFVLKYQFFILYFMAGMKKGTAEWLTGYSVQNLSEHWVFDPFKYFLTVQQTDYLVVHWFVFVFDLTVALWMMWSITRHVAMVFCALFHLMNSRLFRIGMFPWVCLATMPLFYPFDWPKTIASYAFNYYTKLKRSFCYKIQQYRMKSDCDCKINNSDNDKAEDETMKVVEKEDSSKSKHNIKTAETNTDIDEKVNDSNEKANIDNVFDQDKDKITKIDEQKPINEPEKSNSSIENNSNKNKVTIYLILSYVFIQAFLPYSHFMTKGYNNWTNGLYGYSWDMMIHTWDISSVVVKVVDNQRQEEIYIDPEQYTLNDRWSKHGDMLLQYAHCLKNNLERMKKTKLHNPSKALSNNISIYVDIWCSMNGRFVQRMFDSKTDLLKASWSPFSEVPYLMPLLDEAVHWRKDMDEIRSEVHSWSEHSDVIFFADFPGYDQEKYIPLELQNVTLTVLEGQVVFEPEVTTKQIGQSFKLTNGHRIHVHSGMFHRVLNVGKDPAFYMYTFFNATDVNQSNVYNTKLPIFRELFRRFTNMFVFGKLVVSNVFQLFKYSQCSSS is encoded by the exons atgaaagcaaaagaaaagaTGCAAGCCCTGTATCAAAAAGTAGATGAGAAGTTCTATGAACAGTTTGGATTCAAAATAAAGGAAGCGAGTATGGATAAACTGGTGGATTACATGTATACTCCTAAAGATTCCTCCAGTTTGGCTGTCACCAGGATTCTGTTTG GTCTAGCCATGCTGTTCGATATCCCTGACGAGCGAGGCGGTGCAACAATGGACAAGCGCTGGGGAGACCCCAACACCTGCCATTTTCCGCTGTTCCCGGGGCTGACGGCTGTCGGCATGCCTTATATGGCAGTGGTGTATGCGGCATTGTGGGTCG GAGCGCTATGCATAATGCTTGGCTACAAGTTCCGCATCACTGCGCCGATGTTCACAATCTGCTACTGGTACCTGCTCCTCATAGAGAAGTCCTTCTGGAACAACCACAGCTACCTGTTCGGACTGGTCGCTTTGCTGCTCAGCTGTACGGAGGCTGAGTGTTATTG GTCATTGGACGCATACCTTGACCCAAGCAAGCGGAAACCTACAGTTCCATACTGGAATTATTTTGTACTGAAATACCAGTTCTTTATATTGTACTTTATGGCTGGGATGAAGAAGGGAACTGCTGAATGGCTTACTGGGTATTCCGTCCAGAATCTTAGCGAACATTGGGTGTTTGACCCTTTTAA ATACTTCCTAACGGTCCAGCAGACAGATTACCTGGTGGTGCACTGGTTCGTGTTCGTCTTCGACCTGACGGTGGCTCTGTGGATGATGTGGTCTATCACCAGGCACGTGGCAATGGTGTTCTGTGCATTGTTCCATCTCATGAACAGTCGCCTGTTTCGGATAG gAATGTTCCCATGGGTCTGCCTGGCTACAATGCCCTTATTCTATCCATTTGATTGGCCGAAAACAATCGCATCATACGCTTTCAACTATTATACTAAATTGAAGCGTAGTTTTTGCTACAAAATTCAACAGTACAGAATGAAATCCGATTGCGACTGTAAAATTAACAATTCTGATAATGACAAGGCAGAGGATGAGACTATGAAAGTCGTTGAAAAGGAAGACTCGTCTAAAAGCAAACACAACATCAAAACTGCAGAAACAAATACTGATATTGATGAAAAAGTAAATGACAGCAATGAGAAAGCAAATATCGATAATGTATTCGATCAAGATAAGgacaaaattactaaaataGATGAACAAAAACCTATAAATGAACCTGAAAAATCCAATAGTAGTATTGAAAataatagcaataaaaataaagtaacaatATACCTAATTTTGTCATACGTTTTCATTCAAGCGTTTCTGCCGTATTCACACTTTATGACAAAG GGCTACAATAATTGGACCAATGGCCTCTACGGCTACTCGTGGGACATGATGATCCACACATGGGACATCAGCTCCGTCGTCGTCAAGGTCGTGGACAACCAGAGACAAGAGGAAATCTACATCGACCCTGAACAGTACACCCTCAACGATAGATGGTCCAAACATGGCGACATGCTCCTTCAGTACGCTCACTGTCTCAAGAACAATCTAGAAAGAATGAAGAAAACTAAGTTGCATAATCCATCGAAGGCTTTGTCCAACAACATATCCATCTACGTAGATATCTGGTGCTCAATGAACGGCAGATTCGTCCAAAGAATGTTTGACTCGAAAACGGATTTGCTTAAGGCATCGTGGTCCCCATTTTCTGAAGTTCCTTATCTAATGCCCTTGTTGGATGAAGCAGTTCATTGGAGAAAGGATATGGATGAAATAAGAAGCGAAGTCCATTCTTGGAGTGAACATAGCGATGTTATATTCTTTGCTGATTTTCCAG GTTACGACCAAGAAAAGTACATTCCACTGGAGCTTCAAAATGTCACGCTAACCGTCCTAGAAGGTCAAGTGGTGTTCGAACCAGAGGTGACCACAAAGCAAATAGGACAGTCCTTCAAGCTGACCAACGGCCATCGCATTCACGTGCATTCTGGAATGTTCCACAGAGTTCTGAACGTCGGGAAAGATCCCGCCTTTTATATGTACACTTTCTTTAATGCAACTGATGTGAATCAGAGTAATGTCTATAATACTAAATTGCCGATCTTTCGAGAACTTTTCAGAAGATTTACCAACATGTTCGTGTTTGGCAAGTTGGTAGTTAGTAATGTTTttcaattgtttaaatattcacaATGTAGCTCTTCTTGA